A stretch of DNA from Scatophagus argus isolate fScaArg1 chromosome 23, fScaArg1.pri, whole genome shotgun sequence:
TGACATCACGGAGGGCTCTGCCGGTCGGCCCCACCCCCCCTCAGTGTCCTCCTCCAGGGGACAGGCTGCGAGTCATTTCGCTGCGAGGGGATTGGCTGGCAGACAGGAGGCGGTGCCGCGGTTCTTCCTCGACTTCCTCCAGCGACAGACCAAAATGAGGAGGCGGAGCAGGAACTCGATGGTTGGAGGGAGGGGCTGCTTCGGGATGAAGATGGACCGCATTGGCTCCATCAGCGGGCTGGGCTGTTAGAGCCCTGTTGCCACGGTGACCCCTGTCCTTCAGACTGTCGGTCCTCTGTGACGATGACCGAGACATGTGAGGTCACGGCGGGTGACCCTGAGCTGACCTtgcatgacctctgacctccagggCCCACCAGTCAGACTCCATGTTGGAACATTGCTAATGACGAACTAATCTGAAAGAAACACACCTGTAGTGAGGTAGACACAGGTAGACGTCAGAGGCAGAAGACGCTCCTCTGGAATCCTActgatgacctctgacctccgaCCCCTGGCTTCAACACAGCcagcaggacagtgtgtgtgtgtgagtgtgtgtgtgtgagagagagagacgaacATGTGTTAAACatgcagagagtgtgtgtgtgtgtgcttggacCAACTGCAGTCTGACTGCAGgaagcagtaaaataaaagagaaacttCACTTGGTTCATGTTGCTTTATTATGAAACAAGCCAGATGTTTGAGCCAGATGTGTTAACGTCCCAATCAGATTGTAATTCAGACTTTCTGCAGTCACAGGCCTGTGAGCACAAACAGGTAAACCTACCTgttgctcagacacacacacctctgcaatGTGCTCCTGCTCACGTGCTGGCTG
This window harbors:
- the si:ch73-265d7.2 gene encoding C-type natriuretic peptide 2, which translates into the protein MVTRYLLNLIFFCLHFGSFPLQTKMAASSSSSSSFLPLLLLFLTVAVESRPSPQRHDTQVLHSLFGSRLSSLILAPPTSDDITEGSAGRPHPPSVSSSRGQAASHFAARGLAGRQEAVPRFFLDFLQRQTKMRRRSRNSMVGGRGCFGMKMDRIGSISGLGC